From one Trueperella pyogenes genomic stretch:
- a CDS encoding glucose PTS transporter subunit IIA — MTSTSARSIIDNVGGAGNIRSLTHCATRLRFELHDASKVNTAALDATPGVLGVVPQSGDRLQVICGGGVETMFTAINALPDMKGIGTLTDAEVKAQARAKARGRFSWLDNFFEYLSDSFRPILGVLLGASLIIATTAVLDALEIVNFRAADKPAAWVFVDAMWRSVFYFLPIMVAYNAAKKLRVDPWLGATIMAALMTPEFMKLSKPELFADTFCTTNETLGTTSCATTIFGLSLQLNEYGGQVFVPLIMVAVLAVIYHGLKKIFPESIQMVFVPFFSMLIMIPVTAFLIGPLGVWMGTGIGAGLSWMNTNAPFVFAIIIPMLYPFLVPLGLHWPLNALMLINIQTLGYDFIQGPMGTWNFACFGATAGVLFISLRERDVQMRQTASGALAAGLFGGISEPSLYGIHLRFKRIYPRMLLGCFAGGLTIAILSAPFAGVQTHAFAFTSLLTISVFKPMWVYAISIAVAFFTAMFAIILTDYRTPEERAAAKAARQNESDEAVSAPDAGLPSEPALGSVETNAVFAPVAGEAVTLADAGDPVFSSGALGVGVAIKPAQSQIVAPVSGTVRTVAKTGHAFGLKTDDGVEILVHVGIDTVKLDGAGFAVAVAKGQRVDVGDLLVEVDIDAVAAAGYAPTVLMTVTNSKALGQVMPVSGKSVVVGEPVITISSGVAV; from the coding sequence ATGACGTCGACAAGCGCACGTTCGATCATCGATAACGTGGGCGGGGCGGGCAATATACGCTCGCTTACCCACTGTGCAACCCGCTTGCGTTTTGAACTACATGACGCGAGCAAAGTCAATACTGCTGCCCTGGATGCCACCCCCGGCGTGCTCGGGGTGGTGCCCCAGAGCGGGGATCGCCTGCAGGTCATCTGCGGCGGCGGAGTAGAAACGATGTTTACGGCAATCAACGCCCTCCCCGATATGAAAGGGATTGGTACGCTGACTGACGCCGAGGTTAAGGCCCAAGCGCGCGCAAAAGCCCGCGGGCGTTTTAGCTGGTTGGACAATTTCTTCGAGTACCTTTCGGATTCCTTCCGCCCGATCCTCGGCGTCCTGCTGGGCGCCTCGCTGATCATCGCCACCACCGCGGTGCTCGACGCGCTCGAGATCGTGAACTTCCGTGCCGCCGACAAACCCGCCGCCTGGGTGTTCGTTGACGCGATGTGGCGCTCGGTGTTCTACTTCCTGCCCATCATGGTCGCCTACAACGCGGCGAAGAAGCTCCGAGTAGACCCCTGGCTGGGCGCAACGATTATGGCCGCGCTCATGACTCCGGAGTTCATGAAGCTGTCCAAGCCGGAGCTCTTCGCTGACACGTTCTGCACGACGAACGAGACCCTCGGCACCACCTCCTGCGCTACCACAATCTTTGGCCTGTCGCTGCAGCTGAACGAGTACGGTGGCCAGGTCTTTGTGCCGCTCATCATGGTCGCCGTGTTGGCCGTGATTTACCACGGTTTGAAGAAGATTTTCCCCGAGTCGATCCAGATGGTGTTCGTCCCCTTCTTCTCGATGTTGATCATGATCCCGGTGACGGCCTTCCTCATTGGCCCGCTCGGCGTGTGGATGGGCACGGGAATCGGCGCAGGTCTGTCGTGGATGAACACCAACGCGCCTTTCGTGTTCGCGATCATCATCCCGATGCTTTACCCATTCCTTGTGCCGCTTGGTCTGCATTGGCCGCTGAACGCGCTCATGCTGATCAACATCCAGACTCTCGGTTACGACTTCATCCAAGGCCCGATGGGCACCTGGAACTTCGCCTGCTTCGGCGCCACGGCCGGCGTCTTGTTTATTTCGCTGCGCGAGCGTGACGTGCAGATGCGCCAGACGGCCTCGGGCGCGCTCGCGGCGGGTCTCTTCGGCGGTATTTCGGAGCCTTCGCTGTACGGCATCCACTTGCGCTTCAAGCGCATTTACCCACGTATGCTGCTCGGCTGCTTTGCCGGTGGATTGACCATCGCCATTCTCTCCGCGCCTTTTGCCGGGGTGCAGACCCACGCGTTTGCCTTCACTTCGCTTTTAACGATCTCCGTGTTCAAGCCTATGTGGGTGTATGCGATCTCGATTGCGGTGGCCTTCTTTACGGCGATGTTCGCCATCATCCTCACCGATTACCGCACGCCGGAAGAACGTGCGGCCGCCAAGGCGGCACGTCAGAACGAGTCGGATGAGGCAGTTTCTGCTCCTGACGCCGGCCTGCCTTCCGAGCCTGCACTTGGCTCAGTCGAAACCAACGCTGTTTTTGCCCCGGTCGCGGGCGAGGCGGTGACGCTCGCCGACGCCGGTGACCCGGTCTTCTCCTCAGGCGCCCTGGGGGTCGGCGTCGCGATCAAACCCGCGCAGTCACAGATTGTCGCGCCGGTGTCGGGCACGGTGCGAACGGTGGCGAAGACGGGCCACGCCTTTGGTCTCAAGACTGATGACGGGGTTGAAATTCTCGTCCACGTGGGAATAGATACCGTCAAACTCGATGGGGCAGGATTCGCGGTCGCCGTGGCGAAAGGCCAGCGCGTGGATGTGGGCGACCTGCTCGTCGAGGTCGATATCGACGCCGTGGCAGCGGCTGGATACGCCCCCACCGTGCTCATGACGGTGACGAATTCGAAGGCGCTCGGCCAGGTCATGCCGGTGAGCGGCAAGTCGGTCGTCGTCGGCGAGCCGGTAATCACGATCAGTTCGGGCGTGGCAGTGTAA
- a CDS encoding PRD domain-containing protein, giving the protein MEVLRVFNNNVILAKDAGRGGSEVIVTGRGVGFQAKAGAPVDPAKVARVFVPSDGRDSDHVAELLADIPLENITLMTDVLAASDLPKSLAGSATLLIALADHIGFAIRRAQEGASVEYPLRSEVSSLYSEEFAQAQHILDLVNASLAQRSRIQLPQGEAVALTLHLVNARFATGDLSFTYRMTGVLQQLIAVIEEFYGISLTSDNVSVGRFITHLRYLFVRIHQHKQLTDEHSSVGAAIRDADPQAYRCAGMLASLIELRLDQALTQDEIAYLALHISRIAHNVHAKRM; this is encoded by the coding sequence ATGGAGGTCTTGAGAGTTTTCAACAACAACGTGATCCTGGCCAAAGACGCCGGGCGTGGTGGGAGCGAAGTGATCGTTACTGGTCGCGGAGTCGGCTTCCAGGCCAAGGCCGGAGCGCCAGTGGATCCGGCTAAGGTTGCGCGCGTCTTCGTGCCATCGGATGGGCGGGATTCAGATCATGTGGCTGAACTTCTTGCCGATATTCCGTTGGAAAACATCACTCTCATGACCGACGTGCTTGCTGCGTCCGACCTGCCAAAGTCCCTGGCAGGAAGTGCCACCTTGCTCATTGCGCTCGCCGATCACATTGGCTTTGCGATCCGGCGAGCGCAAGAGGGGGCGTCGGTGGAATATCCGCTGCGCAGTGAGGTCTCGAGTCTGTACTCGGAGGAATTTGCTCAAGCTCAGCACATCCTCGATCTCGTCAATGCCAGTCTTGCGCAGCGATCACGCATCCAGCTGCCGCAGGGCGAAGCGGTTGCCTTGACCCTGCACCTCGTTAACGCGAGATTTGCCACCGGGGACCTCTCCTTCACGTACAGGATGACGGGAGTCTTACAGCAGCTCATCGCGGTGATCGAAGAGTTCTACGGCATCAGTCTCACGTCAGACAACGTCTCTGTCGGCCGATTCATCACCCACTTGCGCTACCTTTTTGTCCGTATTCACCAACACAAACAGCTCACTGACGAGCACTCGTCGGTCGGTGCCGCGATCCGCGACGCCGACCCGCAGGCATACCGTTGCGCCGGTATGCTCGCCTCCCTGATTGAACTCAGACTCGATCAAGCCCTCACGCAGGACGAAATCGCTTACCTTGCCCTGCACATCTCACGCATTGCGCACAACGTCCACGCTAAACGGATGTAG
- a CDS encoding HPr family phosphocarrier protein, protein MITQTATIASSVGLHARPAALFTAAVEETGFDITISLDGEEADASSILEVMTLGASQGDIVTLACEDEAAADALAELAAMLEREDAE, encoded by the coding sequence ATGATCACTCAGACCGCTACGATCGCATCCTCGGTTGGACTGCACGCTCGCCCGGCTGCGCTCTTCACCGCAGCCGTGGAGGAGACGGGCTTTGACATCACCATCAGCCTCGACGGAGAGGAAGCAGATGCTTCTTCGATTCTTGAAGTGATGACCCTCGGCGCCAGCCAGGGCGACATCGTCACCCTCGCCTGTGAGGACGAGGCGGCGGCAGATGCCCTGGCCGAACTGGCCGCCATGCTCGAACGAGAAGACGCGGAGTGA
- the ptsP gene encoding phosphoenolpyruvate--protein phosphotransferase, which produces MDHQSLFGIGVSAGFAVAPAVKVMPAPSFDSREPASTDPAADGQRIREAMAAVAESMRQRATTASESARPILEATAQLASDRALAKAADKKLKAGAGVTRAVHDAVEEYATLLANLGGYMAERVTDLYDIRDRAICVLRDLPMPGVPQISEPVVLIANDLAPAETVGLDPSLISAIVTEGGGPTSHTAILAAQLGIPAVVKVPGAMGIEPGASVAVDGGTGEVILAPTDEEVAKLSARARMREAVLAQSAGPGATEDGYPVSLLANIGTAADAESAAAQDVEGTGLFRTEFLFLERESAPTLEEQTETYVRVLRAFGSRKVVVRTLDAGADKPLSFANLGEEENPALGRRGLRLSMAREDLLTTQLDALAAAYEATGRAADLRVMAPMVATNEETAWFVERARERNLPHVGIMIEVPAAAIRAKQLLSIADFASLGTNDLSQYTMAADRVQGALSDLLSPWQPAVLHMIKFACDGGDATGKPIGVCGEAGGDPLLALVLVGLGVSSLSMAQSKVPAVRAALRLHSRATCQQMAAYAVDAQTAADARAAVEQLANPRLRGLL; this is translated from the coding sequence ATGGACCACCAATCTTTGTTCGGTATTGGCGTCAGCGCGGGGTTTGCCGTTGCTCCGGCGGTGAAAGTCATGCCGGCTCCCAGTTTTGATTCGCGGGAACCGGCTAGCACTGATCCCGCTGCGGACGGCCAGCGCATACGCGAGGCGATGGCTGCGGTCGCAGAGAGCATGCGGCAACGTGCGACGACGGCGTCGGAATCGGCTCGCCCGATCCTCGAAGCCACCGCGCAGCTGGCCTCCGACCGTGCGCTGGCGAAAGCCGCGGATAAGAAGCTGAAGGCCGGTGCGGGTGTGACGCGCGCCGTCCACGACGCTGTCGAGGAATACGCGACGTTGCTCGCAAACCTCGGCGGATACATGGCCGAACGCGTGACGGATCTTTACGATATTCGCGACCGTGCGATCTGCGTCCTGCGCGACCTGCCGATGCCGGGGGTGCCGCAGATCAGCGAGCCAGTGGTACTCATTGCCAATGATTTGGCGCCCGCTGAGACCGTAGGCCTCGATCCGAGCCTAATTAGCGCGATCGTCACTGAGGGCGGCGGTCCCACCAGTCATACCGCTATTCTCGCAGCTCAGCTTGGCATTCCAGCGGTGGTCAAGGTTCCCGGAGCGATGGGGATAGAGCCGGGGGCGTCTGTCGCCGTCGATGGCGGCACCGGCGAGGTCATCCTCGCGCCCACAGACGAGGAAGTTGCCAAGCTCAGTGCGCGCGCACGCATGCGCGAGGCGGTGCTCGCCCAGTCGGCGGGGCCGGGCGCGACGGAGGACGGCTATCCCGTCAGCCTCCTGGCCAACATTGGCACGGCGGCCGACGCCGAATCGGCCGCGGCTCAGGACGTCGAGGGTACGGGATTGTTCCGTACCGAATTCCTTTTCCTCGAACGCGAGTCGGCCCCCACCCTCGAAGAGCAGACCGAGACCTATGTTCGCGTGTTGCGGGCTTTTGGCAGCCGCAAGGTAGTCGTCCGCACGCTCGACGCCGGTGCGGACAAGCCGTTGAGCTTCGCTAATCTCGGTGAGGAAGAAAACCCGGCGCTAGGCCGCCGTGGATTGCGCCTCTCGATGGCGCGCGAGGACCTCCTCACTACTCAGCTCGACGCGCTGGCCGCCGCATACGAGGCCACCGGGCGTGCGGCTGACCTGCGTGTTATGGCGCCGATGGTCGCCACGAACGAAGAGACTGCGTGGTTTGTGGAGCGTGCGCGGGAGAGGAATCTGCCCCACGTCGGCATCATGATTGAGGTGCCAGCGGCGGCCATCCGCGCCAAACAGCTCCTGTCTATCGCGGACTTCGCCTCGCTGGGGACGAATGATCTGTCCCAGTATACGATGGCGGCCGACAGGGTGCAGGGCGCGCTGTCCGACCTCCTTTCTCCCTGGCAGCCCGCCGTGCTGCACATGATCAAGTTCGCCTGCGACGGCGGTGATGCCACCGGCAAGCCCATCGGAGTGTGCGGAGAGGCGGGCGGCGATCCGCTTCTGGCACTTGTCCTGGTGGGCTTGGGCGTGAGCTCGCTGTCGATGGCACAGTCCAAGGTGCCGGCCGTGCGCGCCGCGCTTCGCCTGCATTCCCGGGCAACCTGCCAGCAGATGGCTGCCTATGCCGTGGATGCGCAGACTGCGGCCGATGCGCGAGCCGCGGTCGAACAGCTTGCTAACCCCAGGCTGAGGGGGCTGTTGTAG
- a CDS encoding DUF1648 domain-containing protein: MDISGAAKKSPAQFSNVAIAIGSFLASSAFVGLPAAYVWINRASFPAKVPTHWGLDGSANNWSSLSSALTIDILLVICTAALFLGIGYAARMLESFAPLAVGLSAFFATLTIGSIFAVAQEMTVIGPVLLAAVLAGGTVGWLTRRLLRRRISARPEESATFTPIEADGETNREWHGRIRVSRVLDFMAVVVFIAAVVVGILLGRSDPFGGIAVGLILVGFGVILASYRQRVHITTDAVTCTFLGIRTHEFPLEQILSAGCIDINAMAEFGGVGYRISVLTRREGIVVGSGPSLIFQRNRQRDFVLCVDDSCAAARVLAHNLRGVEPVLC; this comes from the coding sequence ATGGACATCTCCGGGGCAGCTAAGAAGTCTCCAGCACAGTTCTCGAACGTGGCCATCGCCATCGGCTCATTCCTGGCCAGCAGCGCATTTGTCGGGCTGCCGGCTGCTTATGTGTGGATTAACCGCGCGAGTTTTCCTGCCAAGGTGCCAACTCATTGGGGGCTTGACGGCTCTGCGAACAATTGGTCTTCCCTCTCGAGCGCCCTGACCATCGATATCCTTCTTGTCATTTGCACTGCCGCCTTGTTCCTGGGCATCGGGTACGCCGCGCGCATGCTGGAATCGTTTGCGCCGCTGGCCGTTGGCCTGTCGGCATTCTTCGCCACGCTGACCATCGGAAGCATCTTCGCGGTTGCACAGGAGATGACGGTTATCGGCCCTGTACTCCTCGCGGCCGTGCTGGCCGGCGGCACGGTGGGCTGGCTAACCCGCCGGCTGTTGCGTCGCCGCATTAGTGCCAGGCCCGAAGAGAGCGCTACCTTCACCCCGATCGAAGCCGACGGGGAAACAAACCGCGAATGGCATGGCCGAATCCGTGTTAGTCGCGTCCTAGATTTCATGGCGGTCGTGGTGTTTATTGCCGCGGTCGTCGTCGGCATTCTCCTTGGCCGGAGCGACCCTTTTGGGGGTATTGCCGTCGGTCTGATTCTCGTCGGCTTCGGCGTGATACTCGCGAGTTACCGCCAGCGCGTTCACATCACTACCGACGCCGTGACCTGCACTTTCCTTGGCATACGCACGCACGAATTCCCGCTTGAGCAGATCCTTAGCGCCGGTTGCATCGATATAAACGCCATGGCCGAGTTCGGCGGCGTCGGCTACCGGATTTCCGTTCTGACCAGGCGAGAGGGAATCGTCGTCGGCTCGGGTCCGTCTCTGATCTTCCAACGCAACCGGCAGCGCGACTTCGTGCTGTGTGTCGATGATTCCTGCGCGGCCGCCCGCGTCCTCGCCCACAACCTCCGCGGGGTTGAGCCTGTCCTATGCTAG
- a CDS encoding NUDIX hydrolase, translated as MNNHWLEWATEIQAIAQAGLTYGSDVFDRERYTRLREIAAQIIAEHTDLPIEKVADLFCNEEGYQTPKLDTRAVITCDQAILLVRENDGRWAMPGGWADVGLTLIQNVEKETREEAGLDVVATRVLAIHNHATHNHPRLPWSIWKVFVACEVRGGQFVDNVETTASGYFTLDNLPPLAEGKTTRAQIELCLALAADPTRPVDFD; from the coding sequence ATGAACAATCACTGGCTGGAGTGGGCAACCGAGATTCAGGCGATTGCCCAGGCGGGTCTGACTTATGGGAGCGATGTTTTTGACCGCGAGCGCTACACGCGCCTGCGCGAGATCGCAGCACAGATCATCGCTGAGCACACCGATCTGCCGATTGAGAAAGTGGCGGATCTGTTTTGCAACGAGGAGGGCTACCAGACGCCGAAACTGGATACCCGTGCGGTCATCACCTGCGACCAAGCTATTCTGCTCGTGCGTGAAAACGACGGCCGATGGGCCATGCCCGGCGGATGGGCCGACGTCGGGCTGACGCTCATCCAGAATGTTGAGAAGGAGACACGGGAAGAAGCCGGGCTCGACGTCGTCGCCACAAGGGTTCTTGCCATCCACAACCATGCCACTCACAATCATCCGCGCCTGCCGTGGAGCATATGGAAGGTCTTCGTTGCGTGCGAGGTTCGCGGCGGCCAGTTCGTCGATAACGTGGAGACGACGGCGTCGGGGTACTTTACGCTGGATAATCTGCCCCCGCTTGCCGAGGGCAAGACGACGCGCGCGCAGATTGAGCTGTGCCTTGCGCTCGCGGCTGATCCTACGCGGCCAGTGGATTTCGATTAG
- a CDS encoding PRD domain-containing protein yields the protein MSQSVAHIVRVLNNNAVLVARDGIELVLASRGIGYGKKPGDGVEVESDQRKYVETSTDKVEFLKSLASLDPGLATAVSRAVEIATELLPDLHPSIYVVLADHLSFAVQRSRAGHAIENQLLNEIRATFPTEFAAAEIIVAFVNSKLDVDLATDEAGYVALHLNAARTGVSVKKPLSKANELNRLLDQIKVDLELDVVSDAQMHELFTHLQRVIDRIASGHFRNNQATFPIAQALPLEMSVARATLRAIAKRHNSHAPDTEAALLAVFLHGWRQGV from the coding sequence GTGTCCCAGTCTGTTGCACACATCGTGCGAGTTCTCAATAACAACGCGGTACTCGTTGCGCGCGATGGTATTGAACTCGTGCTTGCGTCGCGTGGAATTGGGTATGGCAAGAAGCCTGGCGACGGCGTGGAAGTTGAATCGGATCAGCGCAAATACGTTGAGACCTCGACTGACAAGGTGGAATTCCTCAAATCACTGGCGTCTCTCGATCCCGGACTGGCTACCGCGGTCAGCCGGGCAGTTGAGATCGCAACAGAGCTCCTTCCCGATTTGCACCCCTCGATATACGTGGTCCTCGCAGATCACCTATCCTTCGCGGTTCAGCGAAGTCGAGCTGGGCACGCTATCGAGAATCAGCTCCTGAACGAAATCCGCGCGACCTTCCCCACGGAATTCGCGGCCGCAGAAATCATCGTGGCATTCGTCAACTCCAAGTTGGATGTCGACTTGGCTACGGACGAAGCAGGCTATGTCGCTTTGCACTTGAACGCCGCCCGAACGGGCGTCAGCGTGAAGAAGCCGCTGTCCAAAGCCAATGAGCTCAACCGGCTCCTGGACCAGATCAAAGTTGACCTGGAACTCGACGTCGTGAGCGATGCGCAGATGCACGAGCTGTTCACGCACCTGCAACGAGTGATCGATCGGATTGCCAGCGGACATTTCAGAAACAACCAAGCGACCTTCCCCATCGCCCAAGCACTGCCGCTTGAGATGTCGGTAGCTCGCGCAACATTACGCGCAATTGCCAAGCGACACAACTCCCATGCCCCGGATACCGAAGCGGCACTGCTAGCGGTATTCCTCCACGGCTGGCGTCAAGGCGTATAG
- the nagE gene encoding N-acetylglucosamine-specific PTS transporter subunit IIBC — protein MGGKTMEALQKLGRALMGAVAVMPVAAILMGIGYWIDPQGWGSGNILAAILIKAGAAVLDNLGWLFAIAIAFGLAKDHHGAAALSGFLGYATVKILISADAVASYQGVDIKTLEGEAKLDWISQGWNAINDKNVLIGILIGILAAWTYNKFHNTKLPDFLAFFSGRRLVPIMMTFFSMILALILYFVWPLLYGALFSFGQTIADMGAIGAGIYGFINRLLIPTGLHHAVNSIFWFDVIGLDDIGNFFRGGETITAAAAATSAATCPGVGIWDGSTCTVIGEVGRYQAGFFPVMMFGLPGAALAMYLRADSTKKKTAGALMFAGALASFFTGVTEPLEFAFMFVAPLLYLVHALLTGLSLFLAATFNWTAGFGFSAGFVDMFLSSRNPLANQWYMLLVLGVVYFAIYFGLFYLLIGALNLKTPGRGEDEPTDDVAAGPLNDRELAERIITGLGGPANIAAVDYCATRLRGTVKDQSLVDERALKATGVAGVVRPSAQNIQVVVGPNVQFVYDDVAALLRNTQASLKGEQEE, from the coding sequence ATGGGAGGAAAGACAATGGAGGCCTTGCAAAAGCTTGGCCGGGCCCTCATGGGCGCAGTTGCTGTCATGCCTGTGGCAGCAATACTTATGGGCATCGGTTACTGGATTGATCCCCAAGGCTGGGGCTCCGGCAACATCCTCGCCGCTATCTTGATCAAGGCCGGCGCCGCAGTTCTCGACAACCTCGGCTGGCTCTTCGCCATCGCCATCGCTTTCGGCCTGGCCAAAGACCACCATGGCGCTGCTGCACTTTCTGGATTCCTCGGCTATGCCACGGTGAAAATCCTCATCTCGGCGGATGCTGTGGCAAGTTACCAGGGTGTTGACATTAAGACCCTCGAAGGCGAGGCCAAGCTCGACTGGATCTCCCAGGGCTGGAACGCCATCAACGACAAGAATGTGCTGATCGGCATCCTCATCGGTATCTTGGCTGCTTGGACATATAACAAGTTCCACAACACGAAGCTGCCGGACTTCTTGGCCTTCTTCTCCGGGCGTCGCCTTGTGCCGATCATGATGACCTTCTTCTCCATGATCCTCGCCCTCATCTTGTACTTCGTATGGCCGCTGTTGTACGGCGCGCTGTTCTCCTTCGGCCAGACAATCGCCGATATGGGCGCCATCGGAGCCGGCATCTACGGCTTCATCAACCGCCTCCTCATCCCAACCGGTCTGCACCACGCCGTCAACTCCATCTTCTGGTTCGACGTCATCGGCCTAGACGACATCGGCAACTTCTTCCGCGGCGGCGAAACGATCACGGCCGCGGCGGCAGCCACCTCGGCAGCCACCTGCCCGGGCGTCGGTATCTGGGATGGTTCGACCTGTACGGTTATCGGCGAAGTGGGCCGCTACCAGGCCGGCTTCTTCCCCGTCATGATGTTCGGTCTGCCAGGTGCGGCTCTGGCCATGTACCTGCGCGCAGACTCGACCAAGAAGAAGACCGCAGGCGCTCTCATGTTCGCCGGCGCGCTCGCCTCCTTCTTCACGGGTGTGACCGAGCCGCTCGAATTCGCTTTCATGTTCGTCGCCCCGTTGCTCTATCTGGTACACGCGCTGCTGACGGGCCTGTCGCTGTTCCTCGCGGCCACATTCAACTGGACGGCCGGTTTCGGCTTCTCCGCCGGCTTCGTGGACATGTTCCTCTCCTCACGCAACCCGCTGGCCAACCAGTGGTACATGCTCCTCGTGCTCGGCGTGGTCTACTTCGCGATTTACTTCGGCCTGTTCTACCTGCTGATCGGCGCGCTGAACCTGAAGACTCCGGGCCGTGGTGAAGATGAGCCCACCGACGACGTCGCCGCAGGTCCGCTCAACGACCGCGAACTTGCCGAACGCATCATCACCGGGCTCGGTGGCCCGGCAAATATCGCAGCGGTGGATTACTGCGCCACTCGGCTGCGTGGTACCGTCAAGGATCAAAGCCTCGTCGACGAGCGTGCGCTGAAAGCGACCGGCGTCGCCGGCGTCGTGCGCCCGTCAGCGCAGAACATCCAAGTGGTCGTGGGGCCAAACGTGCAGTTTGTCTACGACGACGTCGCCGCGCTTTTGCGCAACACACAGGCTTCGCTGAAAGGTGAGCAGGAGGAATAA
- a CDS encoding PTS sugar transporter subunit IIA, which produces MFGLGKKKVNVGAVFAGRAVPVADIPDPVFSGGMLGEGFAVVPPAEETTITVGSPVAGTVSRVFKTGHAFVVTSREGLDVLVHIGLETVELKGAGFTILAQPGEAVEMGTPIIRLDLATVRQAGLNPITPVVFATKTQVRKVETALGAVRASDVVATITLA; this is translated from the coding sequence ATGTTTGGACTGGGCAAGAAGAAAGTGAATGTGGGTGCGGTCTTCGCTGGTCGTGCCGTACCTGTGGCCGATATTCCGGATCCAGTGTTTTCGGGTGGCATGTTGGGCGAGGGCTTCGCCGTCGTGCCACCTGCCGAGGAAACGACTATCACAGTCGGCTCCCCGGTAGCTGGCACGGTATCGCGGGTGTTTAAGACGGGCCACGCGTTCGTCGTCACCTCCCGTGAGGGCCTCGACGTCCTGGTGCACATCGGTCTGGAGACCGTTGAGCTCAAAGGGGCAGGATTCACGATTCTTGCTCAGCCAGGTGAGGCGGTGGAGATGGGAACACCGATCATCCGCCTCGATCTCGCGACAGTGCGCCAGGCTGGGTTGAACCCGATCACGCCGGTCGTTTTCGCAACAAAGACGCAGGTCAGAAAGGTAGAGACGGCACTTGGGGCAGTGCGCGCCAGCGACGTCGTCGCTACTATAACGCTCGCGTAA
- a CDS encoding HPr family phosphocarrier protein: MFTRTAKVASRVGLHARPAAQLAQAAADENIDITISFEGEEADAASILELMSLGAMHGDEVTLSTDDAAGEAALDRLVALIESDLD, from the coding sequence ATGTTCACTCGTACAGCGAAGGTCGCCTCCAGGGTGGGGCTGCATGCCCGCCCGGCGGCGCAGTTGGCTCAGGCGGCGGCAGACGAAAACATCGACATCACGATCTCATTCGAGGGTGAGGAGGCCGACGCCGCATCCATCCTGGAGTTGATGAGCCTCGGTGCGATGCACGGGGACGAGGTGACCTTGTCCACCGACGACGCCGCCGGCGAGGCCGCACTCGACCGTCTTGTGGCGCTGATCGAATCCGATCTCGACTGA
- a CDS encoding DUF5692 family protein, producing the protein MNPPVPDYPTLFFFEVGQWWDYAMLAAVIAGLAFTAWLAQRSKYTAIAVFIVIPVALTIFVWPTSTQGTEAAGWFAIVKQYSALAGSLSLVALQYFKKLQTNKWYLLIPPLLLAVNIVEAVIRDFQCYFIHGADPVTGQWTWGGPWNIMNGIAGMLNLIMISGWIGIYVSKNKDKGIIWGDLTIWWIIAYDLWNVAYVYNCLSDRAWYSGVALLLACTIPAFMKFGRGQWIQYRAYTLTFWSAIVLTFPHFMHDSIFAHRHSQNPKAMLLIAALALAANVAVFVYHFYRVFKYRRNPFTQEVYSDTPTYVGWVRDTAPRDVQDRIAARLNKTPAEVGYR; encoded by the coding sequence ATGAATCCTCCCGTTCCCGACTACCCGACGCTGTTCTTCTTCGAGGTCGGCCAGTGGTGGGATTACGCGATGCTCGCCGCCGTTATCGCTGGTCTTGCTTTTACCGCGTGGCTGGCGCAACGCAGCAAGTACACGGCCATCGCCGTCTTCATCGTCATCCCGGTAGCGCTGACCATCTTCGTGTGGCCCACTTCTACTCAAGGTACGGAGGCAGCCGGTTGGTTCGCGATTGTCAAACAATACTCCGCGCTCGCTGGATCGCTCAGCCTTGTCGCATTGCAGTACTTTAAGAAGCTGCAAACTAACAAGTGGTACCTGCTCATCCCGCCCCTGCTGCTCGCGGTGAACATTGTTGAGGCAGTGATACGTGACTTCCAGTGCTACTTCATTCATGGCGCCGACCCCGTCACAGGCCAATGGACGTGGGGTGGGCCGTGGAACATCATGAACGGCATCGCCGGCATGTTGAACCTGATCATGATCTCCGGCTGGATCGGTATTTACGTCTCAAAGAATAAGGACAAGGGGATCATTTGGGGCGACCTCACGATTTGGTGGATCATCGCCTACGACCTGTGGAACGTCGCCTACGTTTACAACTGCCTATCCGATCGGGCCTGGTACTCCGGCGTCGCCCTGCTGCTGGCCTGCACCATTCCTGCGTTCATGAAATTCGGGCGAGGCCAGTGGATTCAATACCGCGCATACACGCTCACGTTCTGGTCCGCGATCGTGCTGACTTTCCCGCACTTCATGCACGATTCCATATTCGCGCATCGGCATTCCCAAAACCCCAAGGCGATGTTACTGATCGCGGCGCTCGCTTTGGCGGCAAACGTTGCCGTTTTCGTCTATCACTTCTACCGCGTCTTCAAGTACCGCAGAAACCCGTTCACGCAGGAGGTTTACTCCGATACCCCCACCTATGTGGGGTGGGTGCGTGACACGGCGCCCCGCGACGTACAAGATCGGATAGCGGCGCGGTTGAATAAGACCCCCGCGGAGGTCGGCTACCGGTAG